The DNA window GAAATTCTTCGTAGGTCAAGGCCAGATCATCAGTGATATACGTTTCATCACTTGCACTTTGGTAATTATTGTTACCCTGCAGTACGTCAGTtcgtacgaaaatttttccctcaGATTTCACATCGATAACGGCATCGCTGGACTCTGTGATCTTGGTGTACTGATTTTCCAACGTCTCTGTAGTGTCTGCGGTCTCAAACTTGGCTATTTTCAGGGTTAATCTGGAAATAAATGTAAGATAAAGTCAGACATCGCATTtacttgtgtaaaaattatagTACCCATGTGGAGTCAAAAGttcatgaaaattcattcaattgtTATTGATACTTTTGTTCTgtggaatgaaaatatatttcaagtaaagaaaaaaattggaaaaaaaaaactgaataatATGTAATGAGGTTTACAGCCATGGAATATAGAACTAGTGTATGAGCAGGCTGCATTGCAAACGATAAGTACGTATTAATATGCTTTCAAGCATAATAATCGTGTATATCGAGAGTTGTCGCAGCAAATTTAAATCATCACGATTTGCCTCGAAaactatttattattatttattcctaAGGTATCACAATAAGACAACTATCATTAAAGGGGATGGGTGTtatataaaagtataaaaatatttcaactacATCGTACCACAACatttgttttatatatatatatatattatatgtaatatatgtatatagtttataatatatatataatttatataaatgcTGTGATCAAACGAGCCAATGAGGCATTCCATGCTCAAGTATCACTTTAGACCCAGATATAAATAACACAAATCACTCTGTTTCCACAACCTAATCAAAGTTTTCTGTACCAGAAAAACTATCCAAGTTTACACGCTGGTATTATTAATGCTATTTTGCAAGGCTTGAAAAAcactaaataatttttgatttgaaaactAATAAGTATTTAGTACGTGACAGGTTGACAAATACCGATGACACTTCAAGCATGTCCcatatatttgtttattctaTTTTGCTAGGATCACCCTTGTTCTCGGAATCTGACTTGACCTGCAGGTGACGCACACCCTCAAATATGTCAGGTACAAGGTCAACCAGCTGTGCATGATTAACACAAGGTTATTGCTAAGATTGATGTTCAACAACAAGAATTTTGATGTAGTTTTAGTTGTGCCCCTGAAACGAATCCTTTCGAACAGGTTGCGCATTGGTAGGGTCGTGCCCCAGAGTGGTATCGTTGGTGAATGACTAAACTTGTCCTTTGTGTGAATGTCTTTTGGCATATGTCACATTTATACGGTCGTTCCCCGGTGTGGGTTCTCATGTGAACAGTCATTGTTGACCTCTTCGTGAACCCTTTATTGCAGTAGCAGCAAATTACTGGCTTTTGACCTGTGTGTAATCGCAAATGATCCCGAAGTGAGGCCCGACTACGAACCTTCTTACCGCACGTATCACACGAGTAACTTTTCTCTCCAGTGTGCTTGCCCACATGAATTTTAAGGGATTTTTGTGTTGCATACATTTTGCCACATATTTCACACTGGTTGGGTTTTTCGGGAATATAATCCGGCTCGTGCACCTTTAAGTGTTTTTTCAGGGCATTTTTAGAACGAAAAGGTTTATTACATGTTGAGCAAACGTGTGTACTTTCACCATGCTTAGCAAACTTGTGATACTTATAATCACCCTTCGTATAGAAACCCTTGAGACAATGTTCACAAGTAAATTCGTACTCTGCAGTATGACGTTTTTTATGGATTGTCAACTGAGCTTTCATTTTAAACGCGGTTTGGCAAATGTTACAAGTAAAGTGTTTCTCATTGGAATGAGTGTTACGGTGAACTTTTAATTCATTTgatcttttaaattttttgtcacatAAATCGCAGCTATATTTATATTCCTCACTATGGACAACTCGATGTTTCCGTAACAATTCTTTGGTAGTGCATATTCTGTCGCACTTGTTACATTTCCACTCGCGAACTGGTGCAGTTCTTTTACGAGGACGTTTTTTGGCCTTCAGTGGATCGACATCATGAATTTTGATCACCGGCTCAGGACCATCATATTCATCCGGAATTGAATCCACGAATACCAAAAATCTTCCACTATTTCTCACATCAAACTCGGGGCATGAAACATTTTCAGGTACATGTTTGTCAGAACTAAAATTATCACTTTCATTGTCTATGGTATTATCCAAGCTGCAGGATTCTTTCTTAAGTATTGAAGGATTAGTAGGAGCCTTTGATCCATCAATTATTTCACACTGCACTAGTTGTGTAGCTGCATACTCCTTGGGGCTATTCTCTTTGTATTTTCTTGACCTGAAAATGAACGTACAATGAATTAATCAACTAACCAAGTTAAATAATCAACAGcacgcatacatacattatGTACATGCGtacaaaaacagaaataataacaatgcaGTAATATCAATAACAATGTAGCTCAATGGAATGATTTGAGAAAAAGTGATATAAATTCAAGTGACCATATTTCTTGTAAAtgggaacaaaaaataaaaaaaaaaaaaaaaaaactgcaaaggGGTACAGTCACCAATACCAGACTACAACAGTGATCGTTGTCTGCCCGGATTTCAtctgattgaaaaatgatatttcacAAACAACAGGGTCACCGATGTCCTTGCTGATGTTGTTGGGGTGAACAATTGTAAAACAATCATTAATTACGAACAGAACGGATGGGGCTTACGTGTTGGCATTAGTGAATCTCGTGAATCACGTAAGAACTACGGTACAAGATCGCAGCTTTGAAGAATTAAGTTGAAACGTGTTGGGACTTCATGTGTAACTTCATGGAGCCCTTCTGAGTAAAACGTTTTGGGCATTTTTCACATGCGTAAGGTTTCTCTCCAGTGTGGGTGCGATTGTGTATGTGTAAATACTTCCTCGCACTGAATGCTTTTCCACAAACTTCACAAACGTGTGGTTTTTCCCCCGTGTGAATTCTCATGTGAGTTTCAAAGGAGGCTTTGGTTGAGAGACACTTTCCGCACACCTCACATGTCATCAGGTTCTCACCGGAATGAATTTTCGTATGCGTTCTCAAAGACTTTTTCCATGTACTTTCAAAGTTGCACAAGGAGCATTTATATTTCACAGGTTGTTCGTGCGACTTTTTATGTAATTTCAGATAAGTCCGACTTAAGAATGTCTCTCCACAAATGTGACACTTGAATGGTTTGTCTCCATCATGTTCCTGCCTCATGTGGTTATTCAATGCCTGTATTGCATAAAACCCCTTGTTGCAAGTCATGCAAAACATGTTGTACTCCTTGTCGTGCCTACTGAGATGTTGTTTCAGAGAAAGTTTAGATTCCTCCACACAACCGCATATATAGCAAACTACTCGTTGGCCATGTATCTTGGTGTGTTTGTGCAATATCGATTTGGTCTTGTaagatttttcacaaatcaAGCAGGAGAATGGACGGTCTTTAAGGTGCATCGCTTTAACATGGAGATCCAGCTTGTCTCTATACCGGAACCATTTGTGACAAACTTGACATGCCATACGAACTCGGTTGACATGTAATCTTCTGTGCCGTGAGAAgtgtccttttttttcaagtttcagcCCACAAAAATCACATTCATACATTGGAGGTTCAGATGAATCTTGAGAAAAGTATGTTGGTTTGTGTGCGTTTCTGTGATTGAGTAAATTTTTGGTGTTTGAAAAAGACTGATCACACAATCCACATGGTTTCTTGTTTTTACCACTAGGAATATAGTTAGCATGAAGGCGCATATGATTGCGCAGGTTTCCTCTCCAGTCCGTCTCAAAGGTACAATGATGGCATTTAAATTTCTGTGGTAAGGCAGCACCATGCACCTTGGACACGTGTTGCTTCAACGACGGACCTGATTTAAATCCACAGTTGCAGATCGCACATCTAAAAGGTCCCGAAGATCGTACTCGCCTTGCAGCTCGAAGGAATGAATCGccatttccatttcttccAAATCCCgcgaaaaaatgaaacctGGAATTTTAAAAGTATAATCAAAAACATACGAACAAgctagatttttgaaaatcttgacCGAATAAAACTATACAATATTTTCGGTTTTCtactatttaatttttttaaaaaacacacCAACATTTTATAGATAACAATTGGAAGTTTTCATATAAATTGtacatttatttgtttatttattatatccaCAGTATCCCATCGATTGCTTGTTCAAATTGGGCAGTAGATATACATACACTCATATTCAATCCTTGAATCACCTTTGTCTAATTAAGTATTATTATGTTTGTTGAGAAGATACAAGGTAAGCGATTCATCActttaaatatacaaaataaaacaggGTTTCAGGAAATTTATCCTCAGAGACGGTGAAGTTGATTCCAAGTACTCAAATACGTTGGAGAAAAGTTTACCCAGACCActttccgtaaaaaaaaaagggaagagtTTAATGCTTTATGTTGTTCGTGGGCAGAAAATTTTAGATACCCTGCACATAAAAATCCATTACTGTAATTTTGCTAACCACAAATTCCTAACTACTCTGAAGACAAATTTGTAAGAGCATGAATTTCACGAGTTATACAAGATGACGATGATTTCTTGACACATAAAGGTATCCCACAATATGCTCAGTAAAAATGACGATTATTTGTTTCCCTCGATGTGTGACTTGAAGTGAGAATTCATTGATCCTTGTTGCGTGAATCTCTTCTGgcaaattttacattcataGGGTCGTTCGCCAGTGTGGGTTCGCAGATGAACGATGAGATATTTTCTTACGCTGAATGCCTTACCACAAACTTCGCAAATATGAGGTTTTTCCCCCGAGTGTATCCGCATGTGAACTTGTAGATAAGTTTTACTTGATACAGACTTTCCGCAAATCTTACACGTTATTTGATTTTCACCTGTGTGTATTTTAGAGTGAACCTTAAGAGCAGCCTTCCAAAAGCTCTCAAAGTTACATACGGTGCATTTGTGCTTCTCCCGCTTTCCATGCGACTTCATGTGCATATTTAAATAGGCTGCGCTTGCATATGGAGTGTTACATATTTTGCATGCAAACGGTTTCTCCCCCGTATGCGTGAGCAAATGTCGCTCCAATGTCTGATTTGTATAAAACCCTTTCTTACATATTTCGCAAAACGTGACATACTCttgattgtgtttttttttatgaaggCGCAAATCATATCCAGATACTTTTGATATCCCGCATATATCGCAATTGAATCTTTTATTATGCTGTTTCAGATGCGTCTTCAAAAATTCTTCAGTTTTGAAAGCTTTTCCACACAATACACATGGAAATGGTCGATCCTCTTGGTGAACTTTCACCTTGTgcttttccaatttttcatcatcggAAAAACCCTTATCACACTCTTCGCAACGGTTCTCCAATGATTCCCGATCATGATTCTGTCTGTGTTTTATGAATAGAACACTGTTGCGAATTTTTTTGCCACATAGATCGCACTCGCAGAAGGATTGTTGTGCAGGTAAAGAAGTTGATCGGCGCTGTGAGTATTTTAACCTTCGCTTGCGACCAGTATTTATCCTTTCAGTTTCAGTTTCTGACTTGACCTCATCTTCTTTTAAAATAGTAAACCCATTCTCTAGCTCTGATTCCAGTCGTAGTTCCAAATTTGTATCTAC is part of the Neodiprion virginianus isolate iyNeoVirg1 chromosome 5, iyNeoVirg1.1, whole genome shotgun sequence genome and encodes:
- the LOC124304378 gene encoding zinc finger protein 37-like isoform X4; protein product: MSSLDYLDLCRLCLMKDRVSVPIFEGEGDVRQIFLKIAACLPVKVAREDKLPKKICDDCVYKVELLYQFWNTTANAEKQLLQWLGEVGLEDKQGYVTGVLNPSTMKQEENSSSGLGGTAIQVTGVQPGIGIGVIDNMGLGMPLIIPSSTQQELTAVPMDTSTGPIQPIQPIQQAVPGPSSQPGHEQIAQSQTNATTHQQDEEEETSDDEENSDDDCDGDDGLPVKEESEEDPSNSRTIEPTTFVNVSLACDEAGPSGLQQQKIVEMPEMAMPQTTDGDPKSGSRKYKENSPKEYAATQLVQCEIIDGSKAPTNPSILKKESCSLDNTIDNESDNFSSDKHVPENVSCPEFDVRNSGRFLVFVDSIPDEYDGPEPVIKIHDVDPLKAKKRPRKRTAPVREWKCNKCDRICTTKELLRKHRVVHSEEYKYSCDLCDKKFKRSNELKVHRNTHSNEKHFTCNICQTAFKMKAQLTIHKKRHTAEYEFTCEHCLKGFYTKGDYKYHKFAKHGESTHVCSTCNKPFRSKNALKKHLKVHEPDYIPEKPNQCEICGKMYATQKSLKIHVGKHTGEKSYSCDTCGKKVRSRASLRDHLRLHTGQKPVICCYCNKGFTKRSTMTVHMRTHTGERPYKCDICQKTFTQRTSLVIHQRYHSGARPYQCATCSKGFVSGAQLKLHQNSCC